One stretch of Pseudomonas fluorescens Q2-87 DNA includes these proteins:
- a CDS encoding cell division protein FtsQ/DivIB yields the protein MQGASLRHQPTAPGRKPVPRGASRMVAKEPMSARLPKANFGFLKSLFWPVLLVVLGFGTYEGAQRLLPYADRPIARINVQGDLSYISQQAVQQRIAPYVASSFFTIDLAAMRTELEQMPWIAHAEVRRVWPDQVSIRLEEQLPVARWGDESLLNNQGQAFTPRELANYEHLPQLFGPQRAQQQVMQQYQVLSQMLRPLGFSIARLELRERGSWFLTTGAGSSGPGIELLLGRGNLVEKMRRFIAIYDKTLKEQITNIARIDLRYANGLAVGWREPVAPTTAAPAVAKN from the coding sequence ATGCAAGGCGCATCGCTTCGTCATCAGCCCACCGCACCCGGCCGCAAGCCGGTGCCGCGGGGTGCCAGCCGGATGGTGGCCAAGGAGCCGATGTCGGCGCGCCTGCCGAAAGCCAATTTTGGTTTTCTCAAGAGCCTGTTCTGGCCGGTACTGCTGGTGGTGTTGGGGTTCGGTACGTATGAAGGCGCACAACGGCTGCTGCCTTATGCCGACCGGCCGATTGCCCGGATCAACGTGCAGGGCGACTTGAGTTACATCAGCCAGCAAGCGGTGCAGCAGCGGATCGCCCCCTACGTGGCGTCGAGCTTCTTCACCATCGACCTGGCGGCCATGCGCACCGAACTGGAACAGATGCCCTGGATCGCCCATGCCGAAGTACGGCGGGTATGGCCAGACCAGGTGTCTATTCGCCTGGAAGAGCAACTGCCAGTGGCCCGTTGGGGCGACGAGTCGTTGCTGAACAACCAGGGCCAGGCGTTCACGCCGCGGGAACTGGCGAACTACGAACATTTGCCACAACTGTTCGGTCCTCAGCGGGCCCAGCAGCAAGTGATGCAGCAATACCAGGTGTTGAGTCAGATGTTGCGGCCTCTGGGCTTCTCCATCGCGCGCCTGGAATTGCGTGAGCGCGGCAGCTGGTTCCTGACCACTGGCGCGGGCAGCTCGGGACCGGGCATCGAGCTGCTGCTCGGTCGCGGCAACCTGGTTGAAAAGATGCGCCGCTTCATCGCCATCTATGACAAGACGCTCAAAGAACAGATTACGAACATTGCGCGCATCGATCTGCGCTACGCCAACGGCCTCGCTGTTGGCTGGCGCGAACCTGTAGCGCCGACGACGGCCGCACCCGCCGTCGCGAAGAATTAA
- the ftsA gene encoding cell division protein FtsA: protein MANVQSGKMIVGLDIGTSKVVALVGEVADDGTLVIVGIGTHPSRGLKKGVVVNIESTVQSIQRAIEEAQLMAGCRIHSAFVGVAGNHIRSLNSHGIVAIRDREVSSADLERVLDAAQAVAIPADQRVLHTLPQDYVIDNQEGVREPLGMSGVRLEAKVHVVTCAVNAAQNIEKCVRRCGLEIDDIILEQLASAYSVLTDDEKELGVCLVDIGGGTTDIAIFTEGAIRHTAVIPIAGDQVTNDIAMALRTPTQYAEEIKIRYACALAKLAGAGETIKVPSVGDRPPRELSRQALAEVVEPRYDELFTLIQAELRRSGYEDLIPAGIVLTGGTSKMEGAVELAEEIFHMPVRLGVPHGVKGLDDVVRNPIYSTGVGLLMYGLQKQSDGISFSGIGSRDSYSNDEPKAPLFERLQAWVKGNF from the coding sequence ATGGCAAACGTGCAAAGCGGAAAAATGATCGTCGGTCTGGATATCGGCACTTCCAAGGTGGTAGCGCTGGTAGGCGAAGTCGCGGACGACGGCACGCTGGTCATCGTCGGGATCGGTACGCACCCGTCCCGCGGCTTGAAAAAAGGCGTGGTGGTGAACATCGAGTCCACCGTGCAATCGATCCAGCGCGCCATCGAAGAAGCGCAGCTGATGGCCGGTTGCCGGATCCACTCGGCGTTCGTCGGCGTGGCGGGCAATCACATCCGCAGCCTCAACTCCCACGGCATCGTGGCGATTCGTGATCGCGAAGTCAGCTCCGCCGACCTCGAACGCGTGCTCGACGCGGCCCAGGCCGTAGCGATCCCGGCCGACCAGCGTGTGCTGCACACCCTGCCGCAGGATTACGTGATCGATAACCAGGAAGGCGTGCGTGAGCCCCTGGGCATGTCCGGCGTGCGCCTGGAAGCCAAGGTCCACGTGGTCACCTGTGCCGTGAACGCGGCACAGAACATTGAAAAATGCGTGCGCCGCTGCGGCCTGGAAATCGACGACATCATCCTTGAGCAACTGGCCTCGGCCTACTCGGTGCTGACCGACGACGAGAAAGAGCTGGGCGTGTGCCTGGTGGACATCGGCGGCGGCACCACCGACATCGCGATCTTCACCGAAGGCGCCATTCGCCACACGGCGGTGATCCCGATTGCCGGCGACCAGGTGACCAACGACATCGCCATGGCGCTGCGCACCCCGACCCAGTACGCCGAGGAAATCAAGATCCGCTACGCCTGCGCCCTGGCGAAACTGGCCGGTGCCGGTGAAACCATCAAGGTGCCAAGCGTCGGCGACCGTCCACCGCGCGAACTGTCCCGCCAGGCCCTGGCCGAAGTGGTCGAGCCGCGCTACGACGAATTGTTCACGCTGATCCAGGCCGAGCTGCGTCGCAGCGGCTACGAAGACCTGATCCCGGCCGGCATCGTGCTGACCGGCGGTACGTCGAAGATGGAAGGCGCGGTCGAGCTGGCCGAAGAGATTTTCCACATGCCGGTGCGCCTGGGCGTGCCCCATGGCGTCAAGGGCCTGGATGACGTGGTTCGCAACCCGATCTATTCCACTGGCGTGGGCCTGTTGATGTACGGCCTGCAAAAGCAGTCCGACGGGATTTCGTTCTCAGGCATCGGCAGCCGCGACAGCTACAGCAACGACGAGCCGAAGGCGCCGCTGTTCGAGCGGCTCCAGGCTTGGGTGAAAGGCAATTTTTAA
- the ftsZ gene encoding cell division protein FtsZ yields MFELVDNIPASPVIKVIGVGGGGGNAVNHMVKSNIEGVEFICANTDAQALKSIGARTILQLGTGVTKGLGAGANPEVGRQAALEDRERIAEVLQGTNMVFITTGMGGGTGTGAAPIIAEVAKEMGILTVAVVTRPFPFEGRKRMQIADEGIRLLSESVDSLITIPNEKLLTILGKDASLLSAFAKADDVLAGAVRGISDIIKRPGMINVDFADVRTVMSEMGMAMMGTGCASGPNRAREATEAAIRNPLLEDVNLQGARGILVNITAGPDLSLGEYSDVGSIIEAFASEHAMVKVGTVIDPDMRDELHVTVVATGLGAKIEKPVKVIDNTVHTSMASQPQQQVSARQEAPAVNYRDLDRPTVMRNQAQAGAATAAKMNPQDDLDYLDIPAFLRRQAD; encoded by the coding sequence ATGTTTGAACTCGTAGACAACATCCCCGCTAGCCCGGTTATCAAAGTAATCGGAGTCGGCGGTGGCGGCGGCAACGCTGTCAACCACATGGTCAAGAGCAACATTGAAGGCGTTGAATTCATCTGCGCCAACACTGATGCCCAGGCACTGAAATCCATCGGCGCGCGGACCATCCTGCAACTGGGCACTGGCGTAACCAAAGGCCTGGGCGCCGGCGCCAACCCTGAAGTCGGTCGTCAGGCCGCTCTCGAAGACCGTGAGCGCATTGCCGAAGTCCTTCAGGGCACCAACATGGTGTTCATCACGACGGGCATGGGCGGCGGTACCGGTACCGGTGCGGCGCCGATCATTGCCGAAGTGGCCAAGGAAATGGGGATCCTCACCGTTGCGGTGGTGACTCGTCCGTTCCCGTTCGAAGGCCGCAAGCGCATGCAGATTGCCGACGAAGGTATCCGTCTGCTGTCTGAAAGCGTTGACTCGTTGATCACCATCCCCAACGAGAAGCTGCTGACCATCCTCGGTAAAGACGCGAGCCTCCTGTCGGCTTTCGCCAAGGCTGACGATGTACTGGCCGGTGCCGTTCGCGGTATCTCCGACATCATCAAGCGTCCGGGCATGATCAACGTCGACTTTGCCGACGTACGGACAGTCATGAGCGAAATGGGCATGGCGATGATGGGCACTGGCTGCGCCAGCGGTCCGAACCGTGCACGCGAGGCCACCGAAGCGGCCATTCGCAACCCATTGCTCGAAGACGTGAACCTGCAAGGCGCACGCGGCATCCTGGTGAATATCACCGCCGGTCCTGACCTGTCCCTGGGTGAGTACTCCGACGTGGGTAGCATCATTGAAGCCTTCGCTTCCGAGCACGCGATGGTCAAGGTCGGTACCGTTATCGATCCAGACATGCGCGATGAGCTGCACGTCACCGTGGTTGCCACCGGTCTGGGCGCGAAAATCGAGAAGCCTGTGAAGGTCATCGACAATACCGTTCACACCTCCATGGCTTCGCAACCGCAACAACAAGTGTCTGCCCGTCAGGAAGCGCCTGCGGTGAACTACCGTGACCTGGACCGTCCGACCGTCATGCGCAACCAGGCCCAGGCCGGTGCTGCGACTGCCGCGAAGATGAATCCACAAGACGATCTGGATTACCTGGACATCCCGGCATTCCTGCGTCGTCAGGCCGATTGA
- the lpxC gene encoding UDP-3-O-acyl-N-acetylglucosamine deacetylase — protein MIKQRTLKNIIRATGVGLHSGEKVYLTLKPAPIDTGIVFCRADLDPVVQIPARAENVGETTMSTTLVNGDTKVDTVEHLLSAMAGLGIDNAYVELSASEVPIMDGSAGPFVFLIQSAGLEEQDAAKKFIRILREVTVEDGDKRATFVPFEGFKVSFEIDFDHPVFRDRTQSASVDFSSTSFVKEVSRARTFGFMSDIEYLRKHNLALGGSVENAIVVDSDGVLNEDGLRYEDEFVKHKILDAIGDLYLLGNSLIGEFKGFKSGHALNNQLLRKLIEQKDAWEVVTFEDASTAPISYMRPVAAV, from the coding sequence ATGATTAAACAACGCACCCTGAAGAATATTATCCGTGCCACAGGTGTCGGCTTGCACTCCGGCGAGAAGGTCTACCTGACCCTCAAGCCCGCGCCTATCGATACCGGCATTGTGTTTTGTCGTGCCGACCTCGACCCTGTGGTGCAGATCCCTGCTCGCGCGGAAAACGTTGGTGAAACCACTATGTCGACCACGTTGGTCAACGGTGACACCAAAGTGGATACGGTGGAGCATTTGCTCTCGGCCATGGCTGGCCTGGGCATCGATAACGCCTACGTCGAGCTCTCCGCGTCCGAAGTCCCGATCATGGATGGCAGTGCCGGACCCTTCGTATTCCTGATTCAATCGGCTGGCCTGGAAGAGCAGGACGCAGCCAAGAAGTTCATCCGTATCCTGCGGGAAGTGACAGTGGAAGATGGCGACAAGCGCGCCACTTTTGTCCCTTTCGAAGGTTTCAAGGTGAGCTTCGAGATCGATTTCGATCACCCGGTTTTCCGTGACCGCACCCAGAGTGCAAGCGTGGATTTTTCCAGCACTTCGTTCGTAAAAGAAGTCAGCCGCGCCCGTACCTTTGGTTTCATGAGTGACATCGAGTACCTGCGCAAGCACAACCTCGCACTCGGCGGCAGTGTTGAAAACGCGATCGTGGTCGATTCCGATGGTGTTTTGAACGAAGACGGCCTTCGTTATGAAGACGAATTCGTCAAGCACAAGATCCTCGATGCTATCGGCGACCTCTACCTGCTGGGCAATAGCCTGATTGGTGAGTTCAAGGGCTTCAAGTCCGGCCACGCATTGAACAACCAGCTTCTGCGCAAGTTGATTGAGCAGAAGGATGCTTGGGAAGTCGTGACGTTCGAAGACGCCAGCACCGCACCAATCTCTTACATGCGCCCTGTCGCGGCCGTGTAA
- a CDS encoding sensor domain-containing diguanylate cyclase, with the protein MSASSATPRNPPSSIRSERVLVLASSLVVIAILGIVTFLLIREHASAQQAATRAATNIVQLIDADVLRNVELYDLSLQGLIATAKRDDLKDVSPTIRHLALFDRATAAPYKGDILLLDKRGDVIADSASIEPRKGNYADREYFQSHLQDPKPGMMISRPFRSRSIAQDWRISFSYRLSDEQGDFLGVAEAAMRLSYFSQLFKSLNIGHGGTVNLVSRDGILLAQEPPLAEDMIGKDFSSRPNFVRILHEGNGSFTGISSVDQTQRLYTFSQVGNLPLIVVVALSSQEVFASWKRTALLVSGATGALCISLLWLTWLLRRELRRRHNAERELAQLASIDSLTGLANRRTLDQMLQQEWLRAQRSGQPLSVLMIDADHFKAFNDRHGHQRGDEALRALAQLIGEHVRRPADLAARYGGEEFSVVLPETTTAGAFTMAQNIREAVEQLPGDVPMTVSIGIATWVQGPYGELEQLLHAADKALYQAKASGRNRVVCAM; encoded by the coding sequence ATGAGCGCGAGCAGTGCGACACCCCGCAATCCCCCCTCTTCGATACGCTCGGAACGGGTACTCGTACTGGCCAGTTCATTGGTCGTCATCGCCATCCTGGGCATCGTGACCTTCTTGCTGATTCGCGAGCACGCCAGTGCCCAGCAAGCGGCGACACGGGCGGCAACCAACATCGTGCAACTGATCGACGCCGACGTGCTGCGCAACGTCGAACTCTACGACCTGTCGCTGCAAGGCCTGATCGCTACCGCAAAACGTGACGACCTCAAGGATGTTTCGCCGACGATTCGCCATCTGGCCCTGTTCGACCGCGCCACGGCGGCGCCTTATAAAGGCGACATACTGCTGCTCGATAAGCGCGGCGATGTGATTGCCGATTCCGCCTCGATCGAACCGCGCAAAGGCAACTACGCCGATCGCGAATATTTCCAGTCCCACCTCCAGGATCCCAAGCCGGGCATGATGATCAGCCGCCCGTTCCGCTCCAGAAGTATCGCCCAGGACTGGCGCATCAGTTTCAGCTACCGACTGAGCGACGAGCAGGGTGACTTCCTGGGCGTGGCCGAGGCCGCGATGCGCCTGAGCTACTTCAGCCAACTGTTCAAGAGCCTGAACATCGGCCACGGCGGGACGGTCAACCTGGTCAGCCGCGACGGTATTCTATTGGCACAAGAACCACCCTTGGCCGAAGACATGATTGGCAAGGATTTCAGCAGCCGACCAAACTTCGTGCGCATCCTGCACGAAGGCAACGGCAGCTTTACCGGCATATCCAGCGTCGACCAGACGCAGCGCCTGTACACTTTTTCCCAGGTCGGCAACCTGCCACTGATCGTCGTGGTGGCGCTCTCCTCCCAAGAGGTATTTGCATCCTGGAAACGCACGGCATTACTGGTCAGCGGCGCCACGGGCGCGCTGTGCATCAGTTTGCTCTGGCTCACCTGGCTGCTGCGCCGCGAATTGAGACGCCGCCACAATGCCGAGCGGGAATTGGCGCAACTGGCTTCAATCGACTCGCTGACAGGGCTGGCCAACCGGCGAACACTGGACCAGATGCTGCAACAGGAATGGCTACGAGCCCAACGCTCGGGCCAACCGCTGTCTGTCCTGATGATCGATGCCGATCACTTCAAGGCGTTCAACGATCGCCATGGCCACCAGCGGGGGGATGAGGCCCTGCGAGCCCTGGCGCAGTTGATCGGCGAACATGTCCGGCGCCCCGCTGACCTTGCCGCGCGCTACGGCGGTGAAGAATTCTCGGTGGTGCTGCCAGAGACGACTACCGCAGGCGCCTTCACCATGGCCCAGAATATTCGCGAAGCCGTGGAACAGTTGCCGGGGGACGTGCCGATGACTGTCAGCATCGGCATCGCCACGTGGGTTCAAGGCCCGTACGGCGAACTGGAACAATTGCTGCACGCCGCCGACAAGGCGCTGTACCAGGCCAAGGCCAGTGGGCGTAATCGGGTGGTTTGTGCGATGTAG